The following proteins come from a genomic window of Streptomyces sp. NBC_01716:
- the mscL gene encoding large conductance mechanosensitive channel protein MscL, with amino-acid sequence MSNEKESVLEGFKAFLTRGNVIDLAVAVVIGAAFTNVVNSLVKGIINPVVGAFGTKDLDHYSSCLKSPCETNAAGDVVSGIPIMWGTVLSSTLSFLITAAVVYFLMVLPMAKYLARRARQQAAKERVEEVVEVSELEVLKEIRDTLVAQQRVPGQGQSTS; translated from the coding sequence GTGAGCAACGAGAAGGAGAGCGTGCTGGAGGGCTTCAAGGCCTTCCTGACGCGTGGCAACGTGATCGACCTCGCGGTCGCGGTGGTCATCGGCGCCGCCTTCACCAACGTGGTGAACTCGCTGGTGAAGGGCATCATCAATCCGGTGGTCGGCGCGTTCGGGACCAAGGATCTGGACCACTACAGCTCGTGTCTCAAGTCTCCGTGCGAGACGAACGCCGCCGGCGACGTGGTGTCGGGCATCCCGATCATGTGGGGGACGGTGCTCAGCTCGACGCTCAGCTTCCTGATCACCGCCGCCGTCGTGTACTTCCTGATGGTCCTGCCGATGGCGAAGTACCTCGCCAGGCGCGCCAGGCAGCAGGCCGCCAAGGAGAGGGTGGAGGAGGTCGTCGAGGTGAGCGAGCTGGAGGTGCTGAAGGAGATCAGGGACACCCTGGTCGCTCAGCAGCGGGTGCCGGGTCAGGGGCAGAGCACTTCATAG
- a CDS encoding S-methyl-5'-thioadenosine phosphorylase, producing MVTKANAEGSETAEIGVIGGSGLYSFLDDVTEVTVDTPYGPPSDSLFLGDVEGRRVAFLPRHGRAHDIAPHRINYRANLWALRSVGVRQVLGPCAVGGLREEFGPGTLLVPDQLVDRTKARTQTYYDGVPLPDGEKSKVVHISLADPYCPEGRKAALVAARGREWEPVDGGTLVVVEGPRFSTRAESRWHASMGWSVVGMTGHPEAVLARELGLCYTSLTLVTDLDAGAETGEGVSHEEVLKVFASNVDRLRTVLFDTVGGLQDGETRDCLCSHALDGIDTGLKLP from the coding sequence ATGGTGACCAAGGCGAACGCAGAGGGCTCGGAGACCGCGGAGATCGGCGTCATCGGCGGCTCGGGCCTGTACTCATTCCTTGACGACGTGACCGAGGTCACCGTCGACACCCCCTACGGACCGCCCAGCGACTCGCTCTTCCTCGGCGATGTCGAGGGCAGGCGCGTGGCGTTCCTGCCCCGCCACGGGCGCGCGCACGACATCGCCCCGCACCGCATCAACTACCGCGCCAATCTGTGGGCGCTGCGGTCCGTCGGCGTACGGCAGGTGCTCGGCCCGTGCGCGGTGGGCGGGCTGCGTGAGGAGTTCGGCCCGGGGACGCTGCTCGTACCCGACCAGTTGGTGGACCGTACGAAGGCGCGCACGCAGACGTACTACGACGGTGTGCCGCTGCCCGACGGAGAGAAGTCGAAGGTCGTCCATATCTCGCTCGCCGATCCCTACTGCCCGGAGGGGCGCAAGGCGGCGCTCGTCGCGGCGCGGGGGCGCGAGTGGGAGCCGGTGGACGGCGGGACGCTGGTCGTCGTCGAGGGGCCGCGCTTCTCGACCCGCGCCGAATCGCGGTGGCACGCGTCGATGGGGTGGTCGGTGGTCGGTATGACGGGACATCCGGAGGCCGTTCTCGCCCGTGAACTGGGGCTCTGCTACACGTCGTTGACGCTCGTGACCGACCTGGACGCCGGGGCGGAGACGGGCGAGGGCGTGTCGCACGAGGAGGTGCTGAAGGTTTTCGCCTCCAACGTGGACCGGCTGAGGACGGTGCTGTTCGACACCGTGGGCGGGCTGCAGGACGGCGAGACGAGGGACTGCCTCTGCTCGCACGCGCTGGACGGCATCGATACGGGGCTCAAGCTGCCGTAA
- a CDS encoding FmdB family zinc ribbon protein yields MPTYQYQCTDCGEGLEAVQKFTDDSLTVCPACQGRLKKVFSAVGIVFKGSGFYRNDSRGSSSSSTPAKAGASNGSGDSGGSSDKSSSSSSSSSDSKSSSASTSSNGSSSSSGSGSSGSGSGSKSGAASGSSGSSGSSAA; encoded by the coding sequence GTGCCGACCTATCAGTACCAGTGCACCGACTGTGGCGAGGGCCTTGAGGCGGTGCAGAAGTTCACCGACGATTCCCTCACCGTGTGCCCCGCGTGCCAAGGACGCCTGAAGAAGGTGTTCTCGGCGGTCGGCATCGTCTTCAAGGGCTCCGGTTTCTACCGGAACGACAGCCGCGGCTCGTCGTCGAGCAGCACGCCGGCCAAGGCGGGCGCCTCGAACGGCTCGGGTGACTCAGGCGGTTCGAGCGACAAGTCGTCCTCCTCGTCGAGTTCGTCGTCGGACTCGAAGTCGTCGTCCGCGTCCACGTCGTCGAACGGCTCTTCGTCCAGCTCCGGCTCGGGCTCCTCCGGCTCCGGCTCCGGCTCGAAGTCGGGCGCCGCGAGCGGCAGCTCCGGCTCCAGCGGTTCCTCCGCCGCCTGA
- a CDS encoding MFS transporter → MSDTVDTTAGASGGTAPRRPGYGQLLRTPGAWTFLLPGFAARQPFAMLTIGIVLLVQHTSGSYGRAGMVAAVTGVSMALFAPQNGKLADRFGQGAVLVPGVLLHAASVAALTALALAGAPLWALFVAAVPTGASIPQVGPMVRARWAAVLGGSDERARLLPTAAAFESVTDEFTFVIGPVLATALCTGVHPAAGLVAESVLTLAGGLLFAAQRRTQPKPTGRGAGAASGSRGARVSALSVPGVRVLAVVFLGIGSVFGGMQVSLTAFAEEIGNPGANGLLYGVFAAGNMLAGVAYGTIAWKAGPRRRLITGYAGLVLAASGLWAVHSVPLLAGLGLLVGLFIAPALISGYTLIEALVPAGARTEAFTWLTGAVALGQAGAVTAAGQLADAHGASAGFVVPLVGTALALATLVALRSRLTPKASGRVAARGMGHRVPVAVD, encoded by the coding sequence GTGTCCGACACGGTCGACACCACCGCCGGCGCCTCCGGGGGAACCGCCCCGCGCCGCCCCGGTTACGGGCAGTTGCTGCGTACGCCCGGCGCCTGGACGTTCCTGCTTCCCGGCTTCGCCGCGCGGCAGCCCTTCGCGATGCTGACGATCGGCATCGTCCTTCTTGTCCAGCACACGTCCGGTTCGTACGGTCGCGCCGGTATGGTCGCCGCCGTCACCGGTGTCTCCATGGCGCTCTTCGCACCGCAGAACGGCAAGCTCGCCGACCGGTTCGGGCAGGGCGCGGTGCTGGTGCCCGGCGTCCTGCTCCACGCGGCGTCCGTGGCCGCCCTGACCGCGCTCGCACTGGCCGGCGCGCCCCTGTGGGCGCTGTTCGTCGCCGCCGTACCGACAGGCGCGTCGATCCCGCAGGTGGGGCCGATGGTCCGGGCGCGCTGGGCGGCCGTGCTCGGCGGGTCCGACGAGCGCGCGCGGCTGCTGCCGACGGCCGCCGCCTTCGAGTCCGTCACGGACGAGTTCACCTTCGTGATCGGGCCCGTCCTCGCGACCGCGCTGTGCACCGGCGTACACCCGGCGGCGGGACTGGTCGCCGAGAGCGTGCTGACCCTGGCGGGCGGGCTGCTGTTCGCCGCGCAGCGCAGAACGCAGCCGAAGCCGACGGGGCGCGGCGCGGGCGCGGCAAGCGGTTCGCGCGGGGCGCGGGTATCGGCGCTGTCCGTGCCCGGCGTACGCGTCCTGGCCGTGGTCTTCCTCGGTATCGGTTCGGTCTTCGGCGGTATGCAGGTCTCGCTCACGGCCTTCGCCGAGGAGATCGGGAACCCCGGCGCGAACGGCCTTCTGTACGGAGTCTTCGCCGCCGGCAACATGCTCGCCGGTGTCGCGTACGGCACCATCGCCTGGAAGGCCGGGCCCCGCCGTCGGCTGATCACCGGTTATGCGGGCCTCGTTCTGGCCGCCTCCGGGCTGTGGGCCGTGCACTCGGTGCCGCTGCTCGCCGGCCTCGGCCTGCTGGTCGGGCTCTTCATCGCGCCCGCGCTGATCAGCGGCTACACCCTGATCGAGGCCCTGGTCCCCGCCGGAGCCCGTACGGAGGCCTTCACGTGGCTGACGGGCGCGGTCGCGCTCGGGCAGGCAGGCGCGGTCACGGCGGCGGGGCAGCTGGCGGACGCCCATGGCGCGAGCGCCGGGTTCGTGGTGCCTCTGGTGGGCACCGCACTGGCTCTGGCCACGCTTGTCGCGCTGCGCTCGCGGCTCACGCCGAAGGCGTCGGGCCGTGTCGCGGCGCGTGGAATGGGTCACCGCGTGCCGGTGGCAGTGGACTGA
- a CDS encoding potassium/proton antiporter — MREGKDRPLTVHQLNELLLICSLVLLIAVAAVRISSRSGLPSLLLYLGIGVVIGQDGIFNVKFDNAELTQVIGYAALVVILAEGGLAAKWKEAKPALPAAVALSTVGVAVSVGVTGTAAYFLVGLDWRQSLIIGAVVSSTDAAAVFSVLRKIPLPSRVTGALEAESGFNDAPVVIMVVALSRVGPVEHWYILVGEIFLELAIGAAVGIAVGWLGAFGLRHVALPASGLYPIAVMAIAVVAYAAGAMAHGSGFLAVYLASMLLGNSKLPHAPATRGFAEGLGWLAQIGMFVLLGLLVTPHELGDDIWPAVIVGLVLTAVARPVSVLVSLAPFRIPWQEKALMSWAGLRGAVPIVMATIPMVSEVEGSHRIFNIVFVLVVVYTIVQGPTLPWVAGKLHLGDPSEAADLGIESAPLERLRGHLLSVAIPDRSKMHGVEVGELRLPPGSAVTLVVREDKSFVPGPSTVLRHGDELLVVATDPVRDAAERRLRAVGQGGKLADWLGANGTRGPGAGPSRRPGGHGKPGSGVGGGSGFGPGHR, encoded by the coding sequence GTGCGTGAGGGGAAGGATCGGCCGCTGACTGTCCACCAGCTCAATGAACTCCTGCTCATCTGCTCGCTCGTGCTGCTGATCGCGGTCGCCGCGGTGCGGATCTCGTCCCGGAGCGGGCTGCCCAGCCTGCTGCTCTACCTCGGGATCGGCGTCGTCATAGGCCAGGACGGCATCTTCAACGTCAAGTTCGACAACGCCGAGTTGACCCAGGTGATCGGCTACGCCGCCCTGGTCGTGATCCTCGCCGAGGGCGGTCTCGCCGCGAAGTGGAAAGAGGCGAAACCCGCGCTGCCGGCCGCCGTCGCCCTGTCGACCGTCGGTGTGGCCGTGAGCGTGGGCGTGACCGGGACCGCCGCGTACTTCCTCGTCGGCCTCGACTGGCGGCAGTCGCTGATCATCGGCGCCGTCGTCTCGTCCACGGACGCCGCCGCCGTCTTCTCCGTACTGAGGAAGATTCCGCTGCCGTCGAGGGTGACGGGTGCGCTGGAGGCGGAGTCGGGCTTCAACGACGCCCCCGTGGTGATCATGGTGGTCGCGCTGTCGAGGGTCGGACCGGTGGAGCACTGGTACATACTGGTCGGCGAGATTTTCCTGGAACTGGCCATCGGCGCCGCCGTCGGGATCGCGGTCGGCTGGCTGGGCGCCTTCGGGCTCCGGCATGTGGCGCTGCCGGCCTCCGGTCTGTATCCGATCGCCGTGATGGCCATCGCCGTCGTCGCGTACGCCGCCGGGGCCATGGCCCACGGCAGCGGGTTCCTCGCCGTGTACCTGGCGTCCATGCTGCTGGGGAACTCCAAGCTGCCGCACGCGCCCGCGACCCGTGGTTTCGCGGAGGGGCTCGGCTGGCTCGCGCAGATCGGCATGTTCGTCCTGCTGGGACTGCTGGTGACGCCGCACGAACTGGGCGACGACATCTGGCCTGCGGTGATAGTGGGTCTGGTGCTGACGGCGGTGGCGCGGCCCGTGTCCGTCCTGGTCAGCCTGGCGCCGTTCCGCATCCCCTGGCAGGAGAAGGCACTGATGTCGTGGGCGGGCCTGCGTGGCGCCGTACCCATCGTCATGGCGACGATCCCGATGGTCTCCGAGGTCGAGGGCAGCCACCGGATCTTCAACATCGTCTTCGTGCTGGTCGTCGTCTACACGATCGTGCAGGGGCCGACACTGCCCTGGGTGGCCGGGAAGCTGCACCTCGGCGACCCCTCCGAGGCGGCCGACCTCGGGATCGAGTCGGCGCCGCTGGAGCGGCTGCGCGGTCATCTGCTGTCCGTGGCCATCCCGGACCGGTCGAAGATGCACGGCGTCGAGGTGGGTGAGCTGCGGCTGCCGCCGGGGTCGGCGGTCACGCTGGTCGTACGGGAGGACAAGAGCTTCGTGCCGGGGCCGTCGACCGTGCTGCGGCACGGGGACGAGCTGCTGGTGGTGGCGACCGATCCGGTACGGGACGCGGCGGAGCGTCGTCTGCGGGCCGTCGGGCAGGGCGGAAAGCTGGCCGACTGGCTGGGTGCGAACGGGACGCGCGGGCCAGGCGCTGGGCCCTCTCGGAGGCCGGGAGGGCACGGGAAGCCGGGGAGCGGGGTCGGTGGGGGCAGCGGCTTCGGGCCGGGACACCGCTGA
- a CDS encoding penicillin acylase family protein: MPANSTPPATKKKGRRARLVVIVLVLALVAGVGYGAYWGVSTVRASLPQTTGTITMPGLDGRVEVKRDSYGVPQIYANTDRDLFRAQGYVQAQDRFWEMDVRRHMTSGRLSEMFGKGQVETDEFLRTLGWRQVAQEEYDNKLSDETKKNLQSYADGVNDYLEGRDGKDISVEYAALKFTNDYKPAKWTPVDSVAWLKAMAWDLRSNMQDEIDRSLLTSRMDEKQIEDLYPSYPYDRNKPIVSEGAVDPLAEEYDPKAEPGDVSENGTGTGTGTGTGTGTGTGIDTGTGTGTSGGAVTDGLESQLDSLSATLDEIPALLGPSGSGIGSNSWVVSGKYTTTGSPLLANDPHLAPQLPSVWYQMGLHCRSSTKECQYDVAGYTFAGMPGVIIGHNKDIAWGMTNLGADVTDLYLEKVNGDTYQYGNEQKKFTTRQETIKIAGAKSQTITVRSTEHGPVVSDRDAELRRVGDKAPVDNAAPDRGEGYAVSLQWTALEPGKSMDAVFELNKAKNFAEFRKAARSFEVPSQNLVYADAKGNIGYQAPGRIPIRAKGDGSLPAPGWDPEYRWEDYIPFDELPYEENPKRGYIVTANQAVIDKDDYPYPLTEDWGYGARSQRINDLIKSKIKDGGKISTDDMRTMQTDNRSEIATQLMPYLLKIDVSDPAIREAQKLLEGWDSTQEPDSAAAAYFNAVWRNVLKLAFGNKLPKEMRVEGECLNVRPADSTGPADDLAELVRECGRRSEDSAQPDGGDRWFEITRKILKDEDNEWWQSPKTRTEKATDTRDELLLRALTDARWELTAKLGKDVSTWSWGRLHQLNLENQTLGTEGPGIVKTLLNRGPWNVGGGEAAVNATGWNAASGYDVMWVPSMRMVVNVGDWDKSRWINLTGASGHAYSPNYTDQTEKWAKGELIDWSFSSRAVEESTGDTLTLAP, translated from the coding sequence ATGCCCGCCAACTCAACGCCCCCTGCCACCAAAAAGAAGGGGCGACGCGCCCGCCTTGTCGTGATCGTCCTGGTGCTGGCTCTGGTAGCAGGCGTTGGTTACGGCGCCTACTGGGGTGTCAGCACCGTGCGTGCCTCGCTCCCGCAGACCACCGGCACCATCACGATGCCGGGTCTCGACGGCCGGGTCGAGGTCAAGCGCGACAGTTACGGCGTCCCGCAGATCTACGCCAACACCGACCGGGACCTGTTCCGCGCGCAGGGCTACGTCCAGGCGCAGGACCGCTTCTGGGAGATGGACGTCCGGCGCCACATGACCTCGGGGCGGCTCTCCGAGATGTTCGGCAAGGGGCAGGTCGAGACGGACGAGTTCCTGCGCACGCTGGGCTGGCGGCAGGTGGCGCAGGAGGAGTACGACAACAAGCTCTCCGACGAGACGAAGAAGAACCTCCAGTCGTACGCGGACGGGGTCAACGACTACCTCGAAGGCCGCGACGGCAAGGACATCTCCGTCGAGTACGCGGCGCTGAAGTTCACCAACGACTACAAGCCCGCGAAGTGGACCCCCGTCGACTCGGTGGCGTGGCTCAAGGCGATGGCGTGGGACCTGCGCTCCAACATGCAGGACGAGATAGACCGTTCGCTGCTCACGAGCAGGATGGACGAGAAGCAGATCGAGGACCTTTATCCGTCGTATCCGTACGACAGGAACAAGCCGATCGTCAGCGAGGGCGCCGTCGATCCGCTCGCGGAGGAGTACGACCCCAAGGCCGAGCCGGGTGACGTGTCGGAGAACGGTACGGGCACGGGAACCGGCACAGGTACGGGAACGGGCACCGGCACAGGCATAGACACCGGTACTGGTACCGGCACCAGCGGCGGCGCCGTCACCGACGGTCTGGAGTCCCAGCTCGACTCCCTCTCCGCCACCCTCGACGAGATCCCCGCCCTCCTCGGCCCCAGCGGCAGCGGCATCGGATCCAACTCGTGGGTCGTCTCCGGCAAGTACACGACGACCGGCAGCCCGCTGCTCGCCAACGACCCGCACCTCGCGCCCCAGCTGCCCTCCGTCTGGTACCAGATGGGCCTGCACTGCCGCAGCTCCACCAAGGAGTGCCAGTACGACGTCGCCGGCTACACCTTCGCCGGTATGCCGGGCGTGATCATCGGCCACAACAAGGACATCGCCTGGGGCATGACCAACCTCGGCGCGGACGTGACCGACCTCTATCTGGAGAAGGTCAACGGCGACACCTACCAGTACGGGAACGAACAGAAGAAGTTCACGACCCGTCAGGAAACGATCAAGATCGCCGGTGCCAAGAGCCAGACCATCACGGTCCGCTCCACCGAACACGGCCCGGTCGTCTCCGACCGCGACGCCGAGCTGCGCAGAGTCGGCGACAAGGCCCCCGTCGACAACGCGGCCCCCGACCGCGGCGAGGGATACGCGGTCTCCCTCCAGTGGACCGCCCTGGAGCCCGGCAAGTCCATGGACGCGGTCTTCGAGCTCAACAAGGCCAAGAACTTCGCGGAGTTCCGCAAGGCGGCGCGGAGCTTCGAGGTCCCCTCGCAGAACCTGGTCTACGCCGACGCGAAGGGCAACATCGGCTACCAGGCGCCCGGCCGGATCCCGATCCGCGCCAAGGGTGACGGCTCACTGCCGGCCCCGGGCTGGGACCCGGAGTACCGCTGGGAGGACTACATCCCCTTCGACGAGCTTCCTTACGAGGAGAACCCGAAGCGCGGCTACATCGTCACCGCCAACCAGGCCGTCATCGACAAGGACGACTACCCGTACCCGCTGACCGAGGACTGGGGCTACGGCGCCCGCAGCCAGCGGATCAACGACCTCATCAAGTCGAAGATCAAGGACGGCGGCAAGATCTCCACCGACGACATGCGCACGATGCAGACGGACAACCGCAGCGAGATCGCCACGCAGCTGATGCCGTACCTGCTGAAGATCGATGTCTCGGACCCCGCCATCCGCGAGGCCCAGAAGCTCCTCGAAGGCTGGGACTCCACCCAGGAACCGGACTCGGCGGCAGCCGCGTACTTCAACGCCGTCTGGCGCAACGTCCTCAAGCTCGCCTTCGGGAACAAGCTTCCCAAGGAGATGCGCGTCGAGGGCGAATGCCTCAACGTGCGCCCCGCCGACAGCACGGGCCCGGCCGACGACCTCGCGGAGCTGGTACGGGAGTGCGGCCGACGGTCGGAGGACTCGGCGCAGCCGGACGGCGGCGACCGCTGGTTCGAGATCACCCGCAAGATCCTCAAGGACGAGGACAACGAGTGGTGGCAGTCCCCGAAGACGCGTACGGAGAAGGCCACCGACACCCGTGACGAACTTCTGCTCCGCGCCCTCACGGACGCGCGCTGGGAGCTGACCGCCAAGCTCGGCAAGGACGTGTCCACGTGGAGCTGGGGCCGGCTGCACCAGCTGAACCTGGAGAACCAGACCCTCGGTACGGAGGGTCCCGGCATCGTGAAGACCCTGCTCAACCGCGGCCCGTGGAATGTGGGCGGCGGCGAGGCCGCGGTCAACGCCACCGGCTGGAACGCGGCGAGCGGTTACGACGTCATGTGGGTGCCGTCGATGCGGATGGTGGTCAACGTCGGTGACTGGGACAAGTCCCGCTGGATCAATCTGACGGGCGCCTCCGGGCACGCGTACAGCCCGAACTACACCGACCAGACGGAGAAATGGGCCAAGGGTGAGCTGATCGACTGGTCGTTCAGCAGCAGAGCGGTGGAGGAGAGCACGGGGGACACCCTGACGCTCGCGCCGTAA